Proteins co-encoded in one Rattus rattus isolate New Zealand chromosome 5, Rrattus_CSIRO_v1, whole genome shotgun sequence genomic window:
- the Adig gene encoding adipogenin, translating into MKYPLVPLVNDLTLSFLVFWLCLPVSLLLFLMIVWLHFLLSQDSKEDDSDLCFNWEPWSKGPSESGCEGTFSGQEDRHHW; encoded by the exons ATGAAGTACCCTCTGGTGCCGCTGGTCAACGACCTCACactctctttcctggttttctggctCTGCCTGCCCGTGagtttgctgctgtttttgaTGATCGTCTGGTTACACTTCTTACTTAGTCAAG attCAAAGGAAGATGATTCGGATTTATGCTTCAACTGGGAGCCCTGGAGCAAAGGACCATCCGAGTCTGGCTGTGAGGGGACATTTTCTGGCCAGGAGGACAGGCACCACTGGTGA